caccgttatcaccatgaccatctcttgctccatcacttggcatgtaccaacatcattaagtctacacacacttagtatagaggttagtactaggatttcatcaattatccaaaaccaaactagggcttttgaACTCCCCCCGAACAAGTGCACTCCCCCACATGAATGCACACTCTCTGCATATGACAACTCTATGTGTAACCATTATCCCCTTTCTTGGCACATGGATACATCAAGCTAAACAAAACTTCAAGTCTCCCTCAAAATATTCTTTGAAAGGCGCTAGGATGTAGACGAGAGAGATATAGGAGTAGGTCATCAAGAATGAGAAGATACTCAAAGTGATACTACCACTTGAGTATAACAATAAATCCATATGCTAGCAAATGCTCAAAACGATCACATGGCACAAACCATGACTAGCAAAGCATTTTGAGCAAAATTTAGGCTTCAAAAAAGGTTCACCACTAAAATAGAACCAAGAATGTATAGAGCAAGACTAACAACAAGTGTTAAACATGATCAAACAAGGTGATGTAGCCTTATACAAAGATCACTGCAAACACCCACATATTAATCCAAGCCTTTTTTTATTCTTAATTCAACTTCTTACAACCAAGTGTTTACTTCTCTTTGGCAAACACATGAAGCAAGTAAGTGATCATATTGGATATAACGCAAAGCAACAAATTCTTAACAATTCTTGGATTTTTTTAGATTTGTCATTAGAACTTGTTAGATCATAAGTTCACCAGATCTTCATCAATTTCATGCACAAGTTGTTTCTTTGCGACAAAAAAGAACTTATGTTCTCCTGAGGGTTAATCATGGGCTAAACATTTGCAATGACATTTGGATAAGCTCTAGCACACCTAGCATAAGCATGCCAACATAAGTGCTCAAACAAGCCGACAGAGGCCAACCCCATGCATGACTCTCACCAAAATTAACCACCTCATTGATTATTCTAGATAGAATAATGCTGAAATAACTTTCTACCTTCAAATCTCATCACCCTTGTACAACATACTACCAAATCTAGTGATAGTAGATTAGGCTAGTTGTCGGTGGTTGATTCTATAGACGACACTATATTAACTTAGGTACTTCCAAAAAATACCATGACCATTTTATAAATACTAGAACTCATGTGGAGTAAAATGCATCATGGGTCCTTTTGTTGGCTTCAAACTTCATCCACAGCTCAGGACCCTTGAGAAAGGTTCCCCCATCTCACATGTAGAAAACATATTGAAAATTCATTTAGCACAGGATAAGAGAGACTTGGCGTGTGGCTCAACTCTTATGTGAGTGTAAGGTGCAAGAAAATAAACATAATATTCATGCCTGGTATGTCTTTCTTGGACATAGTTATGATTAAGTATAACATACTACTATAAGTATCTAGGGCCCATGTAGTGGATactcatactccctccgtcttgtAGTATAATGTATTATAGCATTCAAAATTTCTCTTCAAATATAGTGTATTTTGGAGGACAAAACTCAGTTTTGcattaaatattttttatttatcaaccaattatcattaatcatgtaAAATGAGGGTACATGTGTCTTTTATATCCTCTCTTAACTTatcttaaaattcctagaatgcAATATATTATAGGACAGAGAGAGTATATAACATGGAGGTAGCACAAAACAATAGAAAAGACAAGAATCTTTTAAGGCAAAAAACACATTTGGATCAAAACTTTATTACACTAGCTTGAAGTTTTTGTTAAGATGTCGACCCGGTTTTTAATTGATTAAAGTCATATCCTTAGTAGCCCCATCACGAGAATAAAAAAGTTCTCACCAAATGTCTGATGCTATTTCATCGCAAAGTCGAAGAACACATACCCAACATAGGATCGTTGGCTCTTAGATTATTTTGTATCAATGTGTTTTGTAATTTCCGATATTGTCATATCTTAGACCTAGAGATGACAAAACAAATCATGAAAAATTAATCAGCTCATTGATTATTTTTGACAGAATAACGTCGAAATAACTTTCTACCTTCAAATCTCATCACCCTTATACAACATACTACCAAATCTACCGATAGCAAATTAGGCTAGTTGTTGGTGGTTGATTTCATATATGATACTATATTAATTTAGGTACTTCCAAAAATACCATGTTGGCTCCAAACTTCATCCACAACCCTCGAGAAAGGTTTCTCAAGTAGAAATCACATTGGAAATTTCATTTAGCATAAGATGAGAGAAACTTGGTGTGTGGCTCAAGCATAAGATTCATGCTTAGTATGACTTTCTTGGACATAGGTATGATTAAGTATAACATATTGCTATAGGTACCTAGGGCCCATGTATCGAATACTCATATATATCACGGAGGTagcataaaaaagaaaaaaaacaaggaCTTTTTTAATGCAAAAAACATATTCGGAACAAAACTTTattacaatcgcttgaagattTTGTTAAGACGTTGGCCCTATTTGCAATTGATTAAAATTGAATTCTGAGTAGCCCCATAAcgaaaattgaaaaaaaaaaatctcgtcAATGCCAGATGCTATTACATCACACAGTGGAAGAATGCGTATCCAAACAGGTCCTGGCTCTATGATTATCTAGAGTTGGGGTACCTTGCAATTTCCAATATTGTCGTATCTTAAGGCTAGAAACTAccaaattaaataaaaaaaaaattaaccacctcattgattatttaagatAAAATAACGCCGAAATAACTTCCTACCTTCAAATCTCATCACTCTTCTACAATTTACTACCAAATCACCCGATAGCATGTTAGGCTAATTGTCGGGTAGTTAATTTTACAGATGATGATACCATATTAACTTAGGTACTTTCCAAAAATACCAAGATCATTCTAGATAGCAACACTAAAAAAACTCACGCTGAGTAAAATGCACTATCGGTTCACTCCAAACTTCATCCACAACTCGAGTCTCGAGAAAAAGTTCCTCAATCTCACATGAAGAAAACATGCtagaaatttgatttttttttaatttagcaaCATGAAGagacaaaccaaaccaaaccaGGGACTCACCTGCAAATACGGCGGGAACCAGTGGTGCAATCTGGAAAACCGTTGGCCGGTATTGGTAAAGGCCCCGATAAATGTCACCTCCCCTCCTCCTGGAGAGGGATAGACTGCGTCCCGTCTTCGTTCCTTCCGCCCCCCCCTTCCCCTCCTCATAAGGGgcgaggccgcggccgcggAGGAGGCTTTACGAACAAACGAGCCATAGTCCCCAAAagccaacacacacacacaaacccAGGCAGGCGATAGCGAGCGCGCcctcgcccgcgcccgcgcccgcgccaagGCCACGACGCGAGGTGTGGAGCCCCCAATCCCGGAAGCTTCCGGGGCCGCGCGCAGGGGGAGGGGGGAGCTCACCGCCGGTGACCGAGCCCTCGCCGCCGGCGGATCTCCCGATCTGAGGGCGCCGCTATTCAATTCCCCGCAGGTACGCGCCCTGATCCGCGGCCGCTTTCGATCCGGCCCGGTTCCCCCGCGCCAATTCGCGCCCTTCCTCccattgctgctgctgctgccgcctgaTTCCGACCTTGGCTGCCTCTGTGATTAGGGTTTTGCGGCGCCGGCGACGGAGATGAGCGTGGAGAGCCCCGGGGAGCTAGGGTTCTGAAGCGCACCGTGGGGCACAGCGTGGCGGACGACGGCGGGCCCCGGCAGCCTCCTAGGTTTTCCATGGGAGATGGGGGAGTCGCGTGCGCCGTCCGCGCAGTCGAGGGCTTCCGTGCCGGCGCCCTCGTGAggagaggaggagcgggagaagCGATGCCGGACAAGGGGGAGAGGGCTCAGGCTCatggccaccaccaccaccaccggaaGAACCAGCAGTCGACGACAGCTGCTGACCTGGAGGAGGGTGAGCTGCTCAATGGGGAGGCCGACACCAATGGGTTGCCTGAGAGGAGCATGCCACCTAAGAAGTGGAGGAAGGTCCTGGCAGCCTctgcagcagctgctgccgAGGTGGAGCCTGGGGAGATCGTGAGTACGAAGCAAGCAGTGCCATTGAAGAAGGCAAGGAGGAACGGGGATGTTGAGAAGGTAGAGCTGCTGCCGGAGAGGCAGAGGAAGGAGAAGTCTTCTGGGAAGAGCACCAGGAAGCCTATCAAGGATGAAGTGGAGCCAGGGGAGATTGCACCGTCTGAAAAAAGGCGGGATGCTAAGTCCCAGCAGGCTGATGATAATGGCAGGAGGCCAGGTTCATCTGCCCAGAAAGGCTCCTTGcgggattctgatgaagagcctgGTGAAATTAAGCCAGAGAGCAGCATCAGTGGCAGTGCAAGGAAGAACCGGCCAACGGAGCCTCAGAGCATTAACCACAAGCACCACGCTGACACCTCTGATCAGTCAGGATCAAAAAGTCGCAGGAAGGGAGAAGGGAAGAGTTTATCTGCCTCCAGACATTTGTCTGGGAGAAATCGTGAGGTCTCGCCACCGACACGGGATCGGCGTGATAGGCACGAGAGGAGCCCAGGCATCTTGGGCCGTTTTCCTCATGATCGCTTTCGTCATGACAGGTATGACAGGAGCCCGAGCCGCTTGGAGCGTTCCCCGCACCGGGAGCGTGGTCGCCAGTACGATAGCAGGGACCGCAGTCCATTTATTTCACCTCGACATAGACCTCGTCATCCCCATTTGAGGGATAACACACCAAGTCGTGTTGAGAATTCCCCTCGTGGGAGGGTCCAGCATGAGGATGTCAGAGACCGTAGCCCATTTCGTCATGACAAATCGCCTTCTGAACGTTGTCGGCCTACTGACACTCACGAAGCAAGCAAGAAGAGCAGAAGTGGCAGCAGCTCAGAAAAGTCACAGCACAAAAGCAAATcagcaaagcaatcttcaaaGACCAAGAGTGGTAGCAATGGGAAGAATGAGGAGAAAATCTCCAAAGAAAAGCCCACTGAAAGCAGTCAGTACACTGAactgccaccaccacctccactaccaccgccaccacctccgcctccgccaCCTCCGCCTCTGCCACCTGCGGTGCCGCCTCCCCTGCCTCCATCACCAGATCCTGAGCCTACTGGAGTTCTAGCTGAAGATATGATAGAAGACATGGATATCTGTGACACTCCACCTCACACTAGTGGAGCACCTGAACCCACCGAACCAATTTGTGATATAGGGAGGTGGTTTTACCTTGATCACTTTGGTATCGAGCAAGGACCTTCCAAGCTTGCTGAGTTGAAGAAGCTGGTGGAAGATGGATATCTTCTTTCTGATCATCTGATAAAACATGCTGATAGCAACCGATGGGTGACCGTAGAGAATGCAGCTTCACCACTGGTGCCAtctgatttcccctctttatattcGGACACATCAACACAGATGGTTAACCCACCAGAAGCCCCAGGAAATTTGCTCGATGAAGCTCTAGAGGAAGCTTCTAACTTGGCATCAGGTGCTGAGGATAAACAAATGGATGAAGCTTCTGCAGAAGATAGTGAGGAATTCTACATTGATGATAGGGTTGAAGCACTGATGGATGGATCGATTTTGGTCCATGGCCAGGAGCTGGAGATCATTGGAGGTAAAACTATTTCACTTTGCTATATTTGAAGTTCCACGTTTTTGCTGTGGGCTGGGCTGGACTTGGGttctccctttttttttttggttataTCCTTTTGGAGTTGGCTGCGAAGCCCTTGGCTTTGGTTTCTTGTGGGTGTGGAGGCAATAAACACGCATCCCATCATGACTGCAGTTTGCACCTGAGAGCCGATGAGGTGTTATATGGTGTCTATTTGCTTGGGTTTGGGCCGTTTGGGCCCATAAGCTTTGCATTATTATTGGTCTTGTTTGGATACAGTTTTCTGTTGCAAAAAATCTAATGGCCCTGACCTTGGTTTTTATAGGAATTTTTGTTGTTTCAACTGTTTTGCATCTGCACCCCCGGGAACATTTTTTTGATCTGACTACCATAAAAAGTCGCAGTTTTTTACATATATATCCTTCTAAAGCTCTGTATTTGATTTTTTGTGTAATTGTATCAGATCTATTCATACCATGTTTGAATGTAGATCTCTAATCTGCCTTGTAAAATCAGGATTGTTGGTGTCAGGTTTAATTGGGCAATTAATACtttatctctattttttttgggggggggggggttgggggggggggggtaaatGCAAATACAGAACTTCCCAGGTCATGTTAAAGATctgctatttttttcttttatttgtttTGAATAAATTGCACTGTACCTTTGTGAACTTGCACTGTACTTCATCCTGCATTTTACTTTCCCAGCAGCCTGAAGGCCTGAACTTGCACAAATTTATGGTGTTAAACCTCATGGCTGGACTAATGTTGTAGTATTTTGCCATTTGGAAATTGCAGAGCTTTTAGGCGCAGATTTTCAGCCTGCTGATTGGCAAAGTTGGAGTCACCCTGAAGGTATTGTACCAGTTCAAAATTTATTTGGCCTTAGGATTTGCACTGTTCCTTGTCCAATTTTTGGGAATGGCTATATGTTTTCTTCGTTTTATAGATGGTATCCAACTTTAAGATGCTGACTCTGTATTCTGCTTTTCGTATTTTATCATCTGCTTTTGAGCCTACAATTCTTCAGAAAAACATATTTAAAATTGTTTCATCAAAAACTACAGAAGTTCTTCTCTTCTTGTAGTTTTTTTCATGATGCCACCATATAATTCTTTGGTTGCCTTTGTTCTGTTATCCCCGGAATTTGTGATTTacatattattattatgtcagaTTTTACTAGGTTCCATGTGCACACTGAAGGAGATGATGGAATCAATGGAGGCACGGAATTCTTAGAAAACAGAGCAACAGATGCTTATGGCCTTGTTTCTGTGGAGAAGAACAACTTTCATCATTATGTTGAGTCTAGCGAATGGTTTTCTGGGAGATGGTCTTGCAAAGGTGGTGACTGGATGAGAAATGACGAATTGAGCCAAGATACTCCATTCAGAAAAAAACTTGTTCTCAATGAAGGGTATCCTCTGTGTCAAATGCCAAAAGGTAGCTATGAGGATCCACGCAGGCCCTGCAAGGATGAGTTGTACTACCCTGTACGTGCTAAAAAGCATGACCTGCCATTGTGGGCATTCTCATCGACCGAAGAAGATACTGATAGTGTTAATGACACCACTAAAAGTGGTGTTGTACCCGGGAGGCCAGGTCAGACCAGACAGCCTCCTAGGGGAGTGAAGGGCATGATGCTTCCAGTGGTTAGGATAAATTCTCGTGTTGTCAAAGACCAATCATCTGTTGAACCCCGTACAAAACCTAGAGGAACTGATCGACCACTGTCGAGATCTTCACGCTCCCATTCAATTGGGGCCGAGAGAAGTTCTGTCCATGAAGGTTCAACGCACAGGAAGCACCATGACCATGATTCACAAAGTTTGCACAAGTCCAAGTCTGTTCCAAACATTCCAAAGGACCGTGTATGCACTGTTGATGAGCTATCAGTTAATCGGGGTGACTGGTACTACCTTGATGGCACTGGGCATGAGCATGGTCCATTTTCTTATTCCGAATTGCAAGAATTAGTTAAAAAGGGCACTATCATTGAACAAAGTAGTGTGTTCCGTAAGATTGATAACACATGGTTTCCAGTTCTGAAGGATTTAAAACCTGGAAGCTCTGTTCCCAGTGCAGCAAGAAGCTCAAATTCTACTGCTGCTCTTATGCACCCAGACCAATATAATTTTGGTGTGAACCAAGGATCAGGTAGCTTCCATGAGTTGCACCCCCAATTTGTGGGTTATACACGTGGTAAATTACATGAACTAGTCATGAAATATTTCAAGAGCAGGGAACTTACTTTAGCTATAAATGAGGTCTTGGACCCATGGATTTCAGCAAAACAACCAAAAAAAGAGTTTGAAGCATACTTTTCTCACAATTCAGCATCTAGGAATTTCCTGCCAGGTACTGTGGTCATGCCTTACACGACATCTTACTTACTTTCAGCTCTTAAATTTTAACTTtcagctaatcttaatgcattTGAAATCTTGAACTGTCAAATTTGTTTCACTCTCACATATTCCTTCTTGCTAAATACTGAACGAAATTTGTGGACATGTGTAacatttccttttcttttgtgaGCCTTACAGAAGATGGTGGGTCTGCAAAAAGGGCCAAGTTGCTACCTGATCAGAGTGATGAAGATATTCATTTGTCAGAAGACATTCTTGCCAGTCGGAAGGAGGACATCTGTTTTGAAGAGTTATGTGATGGAGCATCATCTTCTGTTGATAATGATTCTGTGAATCCCAGAGCAGGAAATGAAAGCTGGGGTTTACTAAACGGCCATGTGTTAGCAAGAATCTTCCATTTTATGAGGGCAGATGTGAAATCACTTATTTCTTCTGCAGCTACCTGTAGGAGCTGGAATGCTGCCGCGAAGTATTACAGGAACATGTGTAGATTCATTGATCTGTCTTCTGTTGGCCCTCTTTGCACTGATTCTGTGTTTTGTGATATTATGGTATGTGTCTTGCCTATCTGTTTGAACTCTTGAGAAATTACTTCTGTCATCTCCTAACTCTGGACTCACAATCATTCATCTTCCTTTCAGGCTGGTTATGAGAAGCAAAATATTAGGACTCTTATTTTAGCTGGTTGTTCGAATCTTAGTTCACATGCCCTTGGCAGAGtacttgagcagcttccacaaATATCTTATGTTCACATTCAAGGTTGCGGTCATCTAGGGGATCTGAAAAGTAAATTTCAGCATGTAAAATGGATCAGGAGCTCATTGAATCCAGAGGAGTCATATCAGAAAATGAAAACCTTGAAGCAGATAGGTGATGGGAACAACTACACATCCAAAGTTGCAAGGAACTTCACCAGTCAGCTGGATGGTTCTGATGAGCTTGATGGTTATTTTGCTGATATTTCAAATAGAGAGAATGCTAACCTTTCATTTGGACAAGGTTTCTATAAACGATCAAAATTGCTTGATGCTAGAAAGTCCTCTGCGGTTTTGTCAAGGGATGCAGAAATGAGGCGTTTGATGCAGAGACAGGCAGAGAACAGTTATAGGAAGATGGAAGAGTTTGTCATAAACAGACTGAGAGAAATTATGAGGAGTAACAGATTTGATTTTTTCATTCCAAAGGTACCATcactatttggtaattatttggATGAGTCCTCTTGATGATCTAATACGGTGTACTAATACTTCACACCCATGTCTGTTCCATTTTACAGGTTGCCAAGATCGAAGGTAGGTTGAAAAATGGGTATTATGCTCGCCATGGCTTTCGTACCATCAAGCATGACATCCGTACCATGTGCCAAGATGCATTGAGGTAAAAATGACCTAGTCTAGCCTAGTTGAAGATTTCTAGAAGTTTATGTGATTGTTGTATTTCTAACATTTCCTATTCTACCTCAGATATAAAGATGGCAATGATTCGGGAGATATAAAGCAAATTGTTGTCTCCTTCATACAGCTAGCAAAGAGACTAGGGAACCCAAGGCACATTTCTGAGAGAAATGGAGCAGCAGCCCATGACAGTCTGGACATTAGTCAATATTCATTTGATACTAAACTCAAAAAGAAGCAAAACAAAACAAGAGGAGCAAATTTGGTGGCTGCTGGAGCAGATAATTCATCTCGTGCATTTGACCTTGAAATCAAAAGGAGCCTGTCtaaattaaagaaaaaggaTGTCTACTCTGGTAGTGAAAcatctgatgatgatgatgtctaCTCTGAAGGTGATGAAACTGAGAGCGAAACTACCGTTTCTGATACCGAGAGTGACCTTGATGTAAATTCTGGAGCCTGGGACTTAAAAGGAAACGGTCTAAAGTTAATTGAACCTGGGGAATCTGTGACCGATGATCGTATATTGGGTGCCCGCATGACAAAGGCCAGCCTTGTTCCACCAGTTACTAGGAAGTATGAAGTTATTGAGGAGTACCTTATTGTAG
This window of the Sorghum bicolor cultivar BTx623 chromosome 7, Sorghum_bicolor_NCBIv3, whole genome shotgun sequence genome carries:
- the LOC8069686 gene encoding histone-lysine N-methyltransferase ATXR3 isoform X1, translating into MGDGGVACAVRAVEGFRAGALVRRGGAGEAMPDKGERAQAHGHHHHHRKNQQSTTAADLEEGELLNGEADTNGLPERSMPPKKWRKVLAASAAAAAEVEPGEIVSTKQAVPLKKARRNGDVEKVELLPERQRKEKSSGKSTRKPIKDEVEPGEIAPSEKRRDAKSQQADDNGRRPGSSAQKGSLRDSDEEPGEIKPESSISGSARKNRPTEPQSINHKHHADTSDQSGSKSRRKGEGKSLSASRHLSGRNREVSPPTRDRRDRHERSPGILGRFPHDRFRHDRYDRSPSRLERSPHRERGRQYDSRDRSPFISPRHRPRHPHLRDNTPSRVENSPRGRVQHEDVRDRSPFRHDKSPSERCRPTDTHEASKKSRSGSSSEKSQHKSKSAKQSSKTKSGSNGKNEEKISKEKPTESSQYTELPPPPPLPPPPPPPPPPPPLPPAVPPPLPPSPDPEPTGVLAEDMIEDMDICDTPPHTSGAPEPTEPICDIGRWFYLDHFGIEQGPSKLAELKKLVEDGYLLSDHLIKHADSNRWVTVENAASPLVPSDFPSLYSDTSTQMVNPPEAPGNLLDEALEEASNLASGAEDKQMDEASAEDSEEFYIDDRVEALMDGSILVHGQELEIIGELLGADFQPADWQSWSHPEDFTRFHVHTEGDDGINGGTEFLENRATDAYGLVSVEKNNFHHYVESSEWFSGRWSCKGGDWMRNDELSQDTPFRKKLVLNEGYPLCQMPKGSYEDPRRPCKDELYYPVRAKKHDLPLWAFSSTEEDTDSVNDTTKSGVVPGRPGQTRQPPRGVKGMMLPVVRINSRVVKDQSSVEPRTKPRGTDRPLSRSSRSHSIGAERSSVHEGSTHRKHHDHDSQSLHKSKSVPNIPKDRVCTVDELSVNRGDWYYLDGTGHEHGPFSYSELQELVKKGTIIEQSSVFRKIDNTWFPVLKDLKPGSSVPSAARSSNSTAALMHPDQYNFGVNQGSGSFHELHPQFVGYTRGKLHELVMKYFKSRELTLAINEVLDPWISAKQPKKEFEAYFSHNSASRNFLPEDGGSAKRAKLLPDQSDEDIHLSEDILASRKEDICFEELCDGASSSVDNDSVNPRAGNESWGLLNGHVLARIFHFMRADVKSLISSAATCRSWNAAAKYYRNMCRFIDLSSVGPLCTDSVFCDIMAGYEKQNIRTLILAGCSNLSSHALGRVLEQLPQISYVHIQGCGHLGDLKSKFQHVKWIRSSLNPEESYQKMKTLKQIGDGNNYTSKVARNFTSQLDGSDELDGYFADISNRENANLSFGQGFYKRSKLLDARKSSAVLSRDAEMRRLMQRQAENSYRKMEEFVINRLREIMRSNRFDFFIPKVAKIEGRLKNGYYARHGFRTIKHDIRTMCQDALRYKDGNDSGDIKQIVVSFIQLAKRLGNPRHISERNGAAAHDSLDISQYSFDTKLKKKQNKTRGANLVAAGADNSSRAFDLEIKRSLSKLKKKDVYSGSETSDDDDVYSEGDETESETTVSDTESDLDVNSGAWDLKGNGLKLIEPGESVTDDRILGARMTKASLVPPVTRKYEVIEEYLIVADVEEVQRKMRVALPDDYSEKLLSQKNGTENLELPEVKDYQPRKVAGDEILEQEVYGIDPYTHNLLSDIMPADLELSPTDKHIFIEELLLNTLNKQVKRFTGSGNTPMTYNLRPVIEEIQRSAEDNGDRRTSKMCLGMLKTMRNRSDQNFVAYRKGLGVVCNKKGGFGVDDFVVEFFGEVYPSWRWYEKQDGIKHIQNNSEDQAPEFYNIMLERPKGDRDGYDLVFVDAMHKANYASRICHSCNPNCEAKVTAVDGKYQIGVYTLRPIAEGEEITFDYNSVTESKEEHEASVCLCGSQVCRGSYLNFSGEGAFEKVLMEFHGVLDRHSLLLQACETDSVSQQDLIDLGRAGLGTCLLAGLPGWLVAYTANLVRFIYLERQKLPDEILRHNVDEKRQFLIEINMDSEKNDAEVQAEGVLNSRLQQIVHTLDKVRYVMRCVFGDPKNAPPPLVRLSGKSLVSAIWKGDSSIVAELLQSMEPHVEEEVLSDLKVKIRAHDPPDSEDIEGGIRNSLLWLRDELRTLPCTYKCRHDAAADLIHLYAYTKCFFRVRDYKTVKSPPVHISPLDLGPKYADKLGPGFQEYCKTYPENYCLAQLIYWYSQNSEPESRLTRARKGCMSLPDVSSFYVKSAKPSQERVYGNRTVRFMLSRMEKQAQRPWPKDRIWVFKSDPRFFGSPMMDAVLNNSPLDKEMVHWLKTRPNVFLG
- the LOC8069686 gene encoding histone-lysine N-methyltransferase ATXR3 isoform X2; protein product: MGDGGVACAVRAVEGFRAGALVRRGGAGEAMPDKGERAQAHGHHHHHRKNQQSTTAADLEEGELLNGEADTNGLPERSMPPKKWRKVLAASAAAAAEVEPGEIVSTKQAVPLKKARRNGDVEKVELLPERQRKEKSSGKSTRKPIKDEVEPGEIAPSEKRRDAKSQQADDNGRRPGSSAQKGSLRDSDEEPGEIKPESSISGSARKNRPTEPQSINHKHHADTSDQSGSKSRRKGEGKSLSASRHLSGRNREVSPPTRDRRDRHERSPGILGRFPHDRFRHDRYDRSPSRLERSPHRERGRQYDSRDRSPFISPRHRPRHPHLRDNTPSRVENSPRGRVQHEDVRDRSPFRHDKSPSERCRPTDTHEASKKSRSGSSSEKSQHKSKSAKQSSKTKSGSNGKNEEKISKEKPTESSQYTELPPPPPLPPPPPPPPPPPPLPPAVPPPLPPSPDPEPTGVLAEDMIEDMDICDTPPHTSGAPEPTEPICDIGRWFYLDHFGIEQGPSKLAELKKLVEDGYLLSDHLIKHADSNRWVTVENAASPLVPSDFPSLYSDTSTQMVNPPEAPGNLLDEALEEASNLASGAEDKQMDEASAEDSEEFYIDDRVEALMDGSILVHGQELEIIGELLGADFQPADWQSWSHPEDFTRFHVHTEGDDGINGGTEFLENRATDAYGLVSVEKNNFHHYVESSEWFSGRWSCKGGDWMRNDELSQDTPFRKKLVLNEGYPLCQMPKGSYEDPRRPCKDELYYPVRAKKHDLPLWAFSSTEEDTDSVNDTTKSGVVPGRPGQTRQPPRGVKGMMLPVVRINSRVVKDQSSVEPRTKPRGTDRPLSRSSRSHSIGAERSSVHEGSTHRKHHDHDSQSLHKSKSVPNIPKDRVCTVDELSVNRGDWYYLDGTGHEHGPFSYSELQELVKKGTIIEQSSVFRKIDNTWFPVLKDLKPGSSVPSAARSSNSTAALMHPDQYNFGVNQGSGSFHELHPQFVGYTRGKLHELVMKYFKSRELTLAINEVLDPWISAKQPKKEFEAYFSHNSASRNFLPDGGSAKRAKLLPDQSDEDIHLSEDILASRKEDICFEELCDGASSSVDNDSVNPRAGNESWGLLNGHVLARIFHFMRADVKSLISSAATCRSWNAAAKYYRNMCRFIDLSSVGPLCTDSVFCDIMAGYEKQNIRTLILAGCSNLSSHALGRVLEQLPQISYVHIQGCGHLGDLKSKFQHVKWIRSSLNPEESYQKMKTLKQIGDGNNYTSKVARNFTSQLDGSDELDGYFADISNRENANLSFGQGFYKRSKLLDARKSSAVLSRDAEMRRLMQRQAENSYRKMEEFVINRLREIMRSNRFDFFIPKVAKIEGRLKNGYYARHGFRTIKHDIRTMCQDALRYKDGNDSGDIKQIVVSFIQLAKRLGNPRHISERNGAAAHDSLDISQYSFDTKLKKKQNKTRGANLVAAGADNSSRAFDLEIKRSLSKLKKKDVYSGSETSDDDDVYSEGDETESETTVSDTESDLDVNSGAWDLKGNGLKLIEPGESVTDDRILGARMTKASLVPPVTRKYEVIEEYLIVADVEEVQRKMRVALPDDYSEKLLSQKNGTENLELPEVKDYQPRKVAGDEILEQEVYGIDPYTHNLLSDIMPADLELSPTDKHIFIEELLLNTLNKQVKRFTGSGNTPMTYNLRPVIEEIQRSAEDNGDRRTSKMCLGMLKTMRNRSDQNFVAYRKGLGVVCNKKGGFGVDDFVVEFFGEVYPSWRWYEKQDGIKHIQNNSEDQAPEFYNIMLERPKGDRDGYDLVFVDAMHKANYASRICHSCNPNCEAKVTAVDGKYQIGVYTLRPIAEGEEITFDYNSVTESKEEHEASVCLCGSQVCRGSYLNFSGEGAFEKVLMEFHGVLDRHSLLLQACETDSVSQQDLIDLGRAGLGTCLLAGLPGWLVAYTANLVRFIYLERQKLPDEILRHNVDEKRQFLIEINMDSEKNDAEVQAEGVLNSRLQQIVHTLDKVRYVMRCVFGDPKNAPPPLVRLSGKSLVSAIWKGDSSIVAELLQSMEPHVEEEVLSDLKVKIRAHDPPDSEDIEGGIRNSLLWLRDELRTLPCTYKCRHDAAADLIHLYAYTKCFFRVRDYKTVKSPPVHISPLDLGPKYADKLGPGFQEYCKTYPENYCLAQLIYWYSQNSEPESRLTRARKGCMSLPDVSSFYVKSAKPSQERVYGNRTVRFMLSRMEKQAQRPWPKDRIWVFKSDPRFFGSPMMDAVLNNSPLDKEMVHWLKTRPNVFLG